The Choloepus didactylus isolate mChoDid1 chromosome 13, mChoDid1.pri, whole genome shotgun sequence genome contains a region encoding:
- the LOC119507732 gene encoding LOW QUALITY PROTEIN: zinc finger protein 280B-like (The sequence of the model RefSeq protein was modified relative to this genomic sequence to represent the inferred CDS: deleted 2 bases in 1 codon; substituted 1 base at 1 genomic stop codon), whose product MANDLCEKEQEPAPQMKNGXESKCQDDEDAELIFVGVEYESEDPEILFVKEISNAKAIISNILNRVNPGSCSSRKKGHMSQENTHASNSANLVTPTSNAVAKLPVSQPELRSTDTHIIMEYSSKPGCKWSPLQVMPHNSSDLPSVWTQHVVGAALSVGSKDESPCDSKQLFPSDVNSGNPKKPKLSDGILGELSSDNLSGIFPTVNVGTPSKAVPASLNHDQNATLIPWACANDKTHLDLLTLDTGNSFEGLAETDFSSITSQNKAVDSKKGNMIMLLYDFYYGQLKGDRQAEQKTHTNFKYLRFLKVLKNVKFMNHKKHHLELEKQRGDSWENHTTCEHCHRQFPTPFQLQCHIESVHISQEPSTVCKICELSFETDQILLQHMKDTHKPSEMPYVCKVCNYRSSAFADTEMHFRACHENTKNLLCPFCPKIFKTATSYMNHLWWHWNKRVFQCSQFWLQSLTLKEKMEHRTKNHQTFKCSEQLEGLLPETKVIIQTSVQPGSRDAASINVHISHNK is encoded by the exons ATGGCAAATGACTTGTGTGAGAAAGAACAGGAGCCAGCACCACAGATGAAGAATGGATAAGAATCCAAATGCCAAGATGATGAAGATGCTGAGCTGATCTTTGTTGGGGTGGAATATGAAAGTGAAGATCCTGAAATTCTCTTTGTCAAGgagatttcaaatgcaaaagCCATCATTTCAAACATTTTGAACAGAGTAAACCCAGGATCATGTTCATcaagaaagaaaggccacatgaGTCAAGAGAACACTCATGCATCAAATTCTGCAAATCTTGTAACCCCAACATCAAATGCAGTGGCTAAATTGCCAGTTTCTCAGCCTGAATTGAGATCAACAGATACTCATATTATCATGGAGTATTCATCTAAACCTGGTTGTAAATGGAGCCCACTGCAAGTCATGCCCCATAATTCCTCAGATTTGCCCTCAGTATGGACTCAGCATGTAGTTGGAGCTGCTCTTTCTGTAGGAAGCAAGGATGAAAGTCCTTGTGATTCAAAGCAACTTTTCCCTTCTGATGTAAACAGTGGAAACCCTAAGAAGCCTAAACTCAGTGATGGAATTCTAGGGGAACTTTCTTCAGATAACCTTTCAGGTATCTTTCCTACAGTGAATGTTGGTACACCCTCAAAAGCTGTTCCTGCTTCATTAAACCATGATCAAAATGCAACACTGATTCCATGGGCATGTGCAAATGACAAGACACATTTGGATCTTTTGACATTGGACACAGGAAATAGCTTTGAAGGACTGGCAGAAACAGACTTTTCAAGCATAACAAGCCAGAACAAGGCTGTGGATTCCAAGAAAGGAAATATGATCATGTTACTTTATGACTTTTACTATGGACAGCTTAAAGGAGACAGGCAGGCAGAACAGAAGACTCACACAAACTTTAAATACCTCAGATTCTTGAAAGTTCTAAAAAATGTTAAGTTTATGAACCACAAGAAGCACCATTTGGAACTTGAGAAACAGAGGGGTGATAGCTGGGAGAACCACACCACCTGTGAGCACTGTCACCGGCAGTTTCCCACTCCCTTCCAGCTACAGTGTCACATTGAAAGTGTGCACATCTCCCAGGAACCCTCCACTGTATGTAAAATCTGTGAATTGTCATTTGAAACAGATCAGATTCTCTTACAACACATGAAGGACACTCATAAACCCAGTGAAATGCCATATGTATGCAAGGTTTGCAATTACAGATCATCGGCTTTTGCTGATACGGAAATGCATTTTAGAGCCTGCCATGAAAACACTAAAAATTTGCTGTGTCCATTTTGTCCGAAAATTTTCAAAACAGCAACATCATATATGAATCATCTTTGGTGGCATTGGAACAAGAGAGTCTTTCAGTGTTCCCAGTTCTGGCTACAGTCATTGACtttaaaggagaaaatggaacacagaaCCAAGAatcatcaaacattt aaatgttcagagCAACTAGAAGGGTTGCTGCCTGAAACAAAGGTTATTATCCAAACCTCAGTTCAGCCAGGATCAAGAGATGCAGCATCCATTAATGTCCACATCAGTCACAATAAGTGA